In a single window of the Clarias gariepinus isolate MV-2021 ecotype Netherlands chromosome 16, CGAR_prim_01v2, whole genome shotgun sequence genome:
- the smg1 gene encoding serine/threonine-protein kinase SMG1 isoform X3 — translation MSRKALGSRLSSAQKLHRNWNDWQPRGDSTSASQEGVKCSVSREHSSSAAVYEPAHSEQPGTPPLHHDTYATHSSLEEGGVCECVCVYDADGGHSENTFGWKSLGQELRINDVTVDLSSFQHGHRALAAKDMRKSQDRPQAHSDESRLANLLRRVSREDDRDRRLATLKQMRELIVHSENKVLVKQLDTILSTLNDILNESSKLLHELRQEAACCLGLLCAALSYEAEKIFKWMFMKFSGCSKDEVKLLYLVAVYKALETAGEKKAFSPVMQLVMSSLQSILENLDTPELLCQSVKCILLVARCYPHVFSTNFRDTVDILVGWHIDHTQKQALTLQVSGWLQSLEQFWVADLAFSTTLLGQFLEDMEAYAEDLSHVVSGEAVDEDVPPPAVSLPKLAALLRVFSTVVRSIGERFNPIRGPPITEAYVTDVLNRVLTCITTAKQVYFSEAVLTAGNECVCVLLTSMDSSSQLSGAVISYGLDQLESCRSCSAEYSMAVLNLLTLIVDQINTKLPATFVEKLLSPNSQLLELRFHREREVMVAAHSVYQAVLSLKNIPILEAAYKLVLGEMGCAVNSLLAPLGLPPACPSIQHTAFAQLQLRPDRAEFVLIFNLSTLTTIGNTKNSLIGMWALSPTVFALLSQNLVLVHNELAVHYPAVQYAVLYTLYSHCTRHDHFISSSLSSSSPSLFDGAVISTVTTATKKHFSTLLSLLGSLLSKDHLNPEARKLLLTWSLEVCVMMKKSETYSPLFSLPSFQRFCKGILSNALHEDPTVCLQTCSSLQVLSSSLPMELLQRCVDVCRVQLVHSTVRVRQAFGKLLRSVPLHVALSSNRSSSEIHEISLAIRRHMSKAPSNTFHPQDFSDLISFILYGTVHRGGKEPWLERLYHSCQRLEKRECAVVPRSLLKTEAVLWQWAVWEAAQFTVLSKLRTPLGRAQDTFQTIEGMIRSLAAHSLNSEQELSQWSGGESDEGHHTNQLRLALLLQFLENLEKLMYNAYEGCANALTAPPKGIRTFFYTNRQTCQDWLTRIRLALMRVGLMSGQPAVTIRHGFDLLTEIKNSSSQGPEMEVPITMLVEALCELRCPEAIQGLAAWSLTHMGKSLAWVGSVALQAEGKFEKAALEYQEQLCAVTGVDCSIKGFDRSLLKLSNSSTGNSSSPKHTANGDVKKTVLLKSSECSPEVLNFLANKACECYVSLSDWASVQEWQASMMALKKNSNSSATVNLKTDFNYIKALSRFEDGDFPECRAQLELLPGEDYGLLNSNTKDKLDLKRLLPAVLSPDPSELQKAIEVQLLRSAVGAITSASHEQDQKVLPSSDTLVKYLKQTGRIALGPLRLSTLTLCDTLPTLGTLQLHCASSLETSLCSQHPSEECLVPLYSEALSTCKQQDVQPWLHALRYSTFQREMFLKLRGSSGPVDSHLVELCLTAVKFARKQGNIALATRLLAQCSKPSTDDTEDSDLVQGFRQLSLEGVVAEKWGPELKIERAKVLFTAGQSVSAMEMLSSCALSYCRSGKCERAACRSILTLCKWLLADWKDLTPQLKQVVKRNSSSPPTALGKNVAALLELPVEEQGILRITTETTVSVGVGEADFVLGQLYQLSASQAPEVAKSWAALASWAYRWGRKVVDNASQGEGVPLLPGEKKEIEELLPTGTSNEDKEMIFSILGQAMCRPAGIQDEDMALQNEEDDEDDMVDVIWRQLLSSCPWLAEVEEGVTEGLIRVWRRVVDRIFSLYRVSCRAYFTFLKLNAGQTPIDEDDPKLLLNPQNSKQSNDDVIVMATLRLLRLLVKHAGELREGLELGLASTPTAPWRGIIPQLFSRLNHPEAYIRQSICSLLCRVAQDSPHLILYPAIVGSISLGGEAQTAGTKLPSALPTLLGNMPDEALCGGESEGVSPPASQESGRGDELGLCSMEDQAMMQDCYSKIVDTLSGANPTMVQQVQMLVGELRRVTVLWDELWLGVLQQQHMHVLRRIQQLEDEVKRVQNNNTLRKEEKVAIMREKHSALMRPVVFALDHVRSITAAAAETPHETWFQGMYGDALHNALERLRNPQNPANPANSWVPFKQIMLSLQQRAQKRASYLLRLEEISPRLASMSHTEMALPGEVSATDTITIHNVGSTITILPTKTKPKKLYFLGSDGKNYPYLFKGLEDLHLDERIMQFLSIVNTMFTKVNQQESPRFHARHYSVTPLGTRSGLIQWVDGATPLFGLYKRWQQREAVLQAQKAQDSFQQPQNLPMVPRPSELYYSKIGPALKVVGLSLDVSRRDWPLSVMRDVLRELMETTPPNLLAKELWCSCTTPSEWWRVTQSYARSTAVMSMVGYIIGLGDRHLDNVLIDMTTGEVVHIDYNVCFEKGKSLRVPEKVPFRMTHNIETALGVTGVEGIFRLSCEQVVQMMRRGRETLLTLLEAFVYDPLVDWTAGGEVGFAGAVYGGGGQQAENKQSKREMERDITRSLFSSRVAEIKVNWFKNRDEMQAVLPQVEMAVEEYLSLQEQLAQVDKVQGKLLEEMEFLEGAESRVDHPVHTLEHRYSEHTQLQSRQRTVQDAIQSKLSDLDQWISQYQAAFGSLEATQLASLLQEISSPIDLGPPSYVPATAFLQNAGQAHLISQCEALEAEVSALLQQRRSILRACLEHLHSYATVALLYPRAVLHRHRVYTWKQWMEELVCDMTVDHCQAVYHHYEMQFAPQSPASTCQFLSSVEMALQHHAAETNTRLLRQVERLKAEGASVPVCEEQLQEIERCIKVFLHEDAELASFSLAGIIISALCALTRRNLVMEGAAASAGEQLVELTSRDGAWFLEELCSMSGNITCLVQLLKECQLQSHDLDVLSPEDTSQAVYLANGVYTCLQELNTNFRQIIFPEALRCMLKGESTLESMLSELDSLIEQCADGVSLQGLGEALQAHLRNTAMGLDEDADAHYLEVTRVLRVQYSELIQPRNMEGSIQDTPKMSAGQMLLVAFDGMFAQLESAFGLLIDKLNSMDVPPAWRKVDVIWEARATQAHFFDSTQTRQVLEEIFFLKRLQTIRDFFRLCASFSQTLSGTCPSPADVEPPPSNGPVSLAKPLYRGSTVVSEDQMTRPIKAFTADFVRQMLMGLPTQALGLALCSALSALGTDLIAQVEAKDFGAEGKVSLDDLCKKAVEQGVQAGRISQLLLNRATVLASSYDTAWKKLDLVRRLELSIDACKVSLQRAQLHIAMFQWQHEDVLGTRSQPLTVSPPPRSIILSNMKKKLYKLSQDDAAIASVQEKLASLEGSIEQRLKWAGGANPALAPVLQDFESTISERRALVVKESQRATQVTFLCGTVLNFESLRTRTPEALSMDAALFDLVKRCQATCSYAAQFSTSVSPLELQLLHRLSPVMELSIGAPEWLACAQKHLSQEMASQRAGQEEREQQLDNVTETLQLLVDTIKGTLSNHNRLLADVKHLLRAMAKDEESALADGEEVMYEGSVRQFLCEYKAWQDNVQIVLFTVVQATGQPRSEEQVELLQEIPSTLKELKAQSQSVYNGLVGFASPLVTDRGSECASPTSTVQTSFAAAVRCSGVKTQPDSMSQNARKALPRNLGTPADTPPSTLIITNKSLAPSPKRTVRDPKTGRAVQERNSYAVSVWKRVKAKLEGRDVDPNRRMSVTEQVDYVIKEATNLDNLAQLYEGWTAWV, via the exons ATGAGCCGCAAAGCCCTCGGGTCTCGGCTTAGCAGCGCCCAGAAACTGCACCGGAACTGGAATGACTGGCAGCCCAG aggcGACAGCACGTCAGCCAGCCAGGAAGGTGTAAAGTGCAGCGTCTCCAGAGAGCACAGCAGTTCAGCAGCTGTTTACGAGCCTGCGCACTCCGAGCAGCCGGGAACGCCGCCGCTGCACCATGACACCTACGCCACTCACAGCTCACTGGAAgaaggaggtgtgtgtgagtgtgtgt GTGTGTATGACGCTGATGGAGGCCACAGTGAAAATACATTTGGTTGGAAGTCGCTGGGGCAAGAGTTGAGGATCAACGATGTGACGGTGGATTTATCAAGTTTTCAGCATGGACATCGTGCTTTAGCTGCTAAGGACATGAGGAAATCACAGG accgACCGCAGGCTCATTCTGATGAGTCTCGGCTCGCCAATCTTCTGCGGAGGGTGTCGCGGGAGGACGACCGGGACCGCAGACTGGCTACCTTGAAACAAATGAGGGAACTTATCGTGCACTCGGAAAACAAG GTCCTGGTTAAACAGTTGGATACCATTTTGAGCACCCTGAATGACATTTTGAATGAaag CAGTAAACTCCTCCATGAGCTGCGACAGGAAGCGGCCTGCTGCCTGGGTTTGCTCTGCGCCGCCCTCAGCTACGAGGCCGAGAAGATCTTCAAGTGGATGTTTATGAAGTTCAGCGGCTGCAGTAAGGACGAGGTGAAGCTGCTCTACCTGGTGGCCGTGTACAAGGCTCTGGAGACGGCGGGGGAGAAGAAGGCGTTCTCGCCGGTCATGCAG TTGGTGATGAGCAGCCTCCAGTCCATCCTGGAGAACCTGGACACCCCGGAGCTGCTGTGTCAGAGTGTGAAGTGCATCCTGCTGGTGGCGCGCTGCTACCCGCACGTCTTCAGTACCAACTTCAGA GACACGGTGGACATCCTGGTGGGGTGGCACATCGatcacacacagaaacaggCTCTCACTCTGCAGGTGTCGG GCTGGTTACAGAGTCTGGAACAGTTCTGGGTGGCTGATCTGGCCTTTTCTACGACGTTGTTGGGTCAGTTTCTGGAGGACATGGAGGCGTACGCAGAG GACCTGAGCCACGTGGTGTCTGGAGAGGCCGTGGACGAGGACGTCCCCCCACCCGCCGTGTCTCTGCCCAAACTGGCGGCTCTGCTGCGCGTCTTCAGCACGGTGGTGCGCAGCATCGGGGAGCGCTTCAACCCCATCCGGGGCCCGCCCATCACCGAGGCGTACGTCACCGAC gtgttAAACCGCGTGTTGACGTGCATCACCACGGCTAAGCAGGTTTACTTCTCGGAGGCCGTGCTGACGGCGGGgaacgagtgtgtgtgcgtgctgctGACCAGCATGGACTCGAGCAGTCAGCTGAGCGGAGCGGTGATCTCCTACGGACTGGACCAGCTGGAGAGCTGCCGGTCGTGTAGCGCCGAGTACAGCATGGCCGTCCTGAACCTGCTCACGCTG aTTGTTGATCAGATAAACACCAAGCTTCCCGCTACATTTGTAGAAAAGCTGCTGTCTCCGAACTCCCAGCTCCTCGAGCTGCGCttccacagagagagagag GTGATGGTTGCGGCCCACTCCGTGTACCAGGCGGTGCTGAGCCTAAAGAACATCCCCATCCTGGAGGCGGCGTACAAGCTGGTGCTGGGGGAAATGGGCTGCGCCGTCAACAGCCTGCTGGCGCCGCTGGGTCTCCCGCCGGCGTGTCCGTCCATCCAGCACACGGCGTTCGCCCAGCTGCAGCTCCGTCCCGACCGAGCCGAGTTCGTCCTCATCTTCAACCTCAGCACGCTCACCACCATCGGCAACACCAAGAACTCCCTGATCGGG ATGTGGGCGCTCTCTCCCACCGTGTTCGCGCTCCTCAGCCAGAACCTGGTGTTGGTTCACAACGAGCTGGCCGTGCACTACCCTGCGGTCCAGTACGCCGTCCTCTACACACTCTACTCACACTgcaccag ACACGACCACTTCATCTCCAGCAGCCTCAGCTCCTCAAGCCCCTCCCTCTTTGATGGTGCGGTCATCAGCACGGTTACCACGGCAACCAAAAAGCATTTTAGCACACTTCTTAGTCTGTTGGGGTCGCTCCTGAGTAAGGACCATCTAAACCCTGAGGCCAG GAAGCTGCTGCTCACCTGGTCCCTGGAAGTCTGTGTGATGATGAAGAAATCTGAGACGTACTCCCCGCTCTTCTCCTTGCCCTCCTTTCAAAGGTTCTGTAAAGGAATTCTCTCAAATG CGTTGCATGAAGACCCCACTGTGTGTCTCCAAACCTGCAGCAGTCTCCAGGTCCTGTCCTCATCCCTCCCCATGGAGCTcttgcagag gtgtgtggATGTGTGCCGGGTGCAGTTGGTCCACTCGACTGTCCGAGTCCGACAGGCCTTCGGGAAGCTCCTGAGGTCCGTCCCACTGCACGTGGCCCTGAG CAGTAACCGCAGCTCCTCTGAGATTCATGAGATTTCTCTCGCCATCCGACGGCACATGAGCAAAGCGCCGAGCAACACCTTCCACCCGCAGGACTTCTCCGACCTCATCAGCTTCATTCTGTATGGAACCGTCCACCGCGGGGG taaggAGCCGTGGTTGGAGCGGTTGTACCACAGCTGTCAGCGGTTGGAGAAGCGCGAGTGTGCGGTGGTGCCGCGGTCTCTGCTGAAGACGGAGGCGGTGCTGTGGCAGTGGGCCGTGTGGGAAGCTGCTCAGTTCACCGTCCTCTCCAAACTGCGCACACCTCTGGGACGAGCCCAGGACACGTTCCAAACCATCGAAG ggaTGATCCGCAGTCTGGCGGCTCACAGTCTGAACAGCGAGCAGGAGTTGAGTCAGTGGAGTGGAGGAGAGAGTGATGAAGGTCACCACACCAACCAGCTCCGCCTCGCTCTGCTGCTGCAGTTCCTCGAGAACCTCGAGAAGCTCATGTACAACGCTTACGAAGGCTGCGCCAACGCCCTCACCGCCCCGCCCAAG GGCATCAGGACCTTCTTCTACACCAACCGTCAGACGTGTCAGGATTGGCTGACGAGGATCCGTCTGGCTCTGATGAGGGTGGGGCTTATGTCCGGCCAGCCGGCCGTCACCATCCGCCACGGCTTCGACCTGCTCACGGAGATCAAGAACAGCAGCTCACAG GGTCCTGAGATGGAGGTTCCCATCACCATGCTGGTGGAGGCGCTGTGTGAGCTGCGCTGTCCTGAGGCCATCCAGGGTCTGGCGGCGTGGAGCCTCACCCACATGGGGAAGAGCCTGGCCTGGGTGGGCTCTGTGGCGCTGCAGGCCGAGGGGAA GTTTGAGAAGGCAGCTCTGGAGTACCAGGAGCAGCTGTGTGCCGTCACTGGGGTCGACTGCTCCATCAAGGGCTTCGACAGATCCCTACTGAAGCTCTCCAACTCATCCACAGGCAACAGCTCCAGTCCTAAACACACAGCAAACG gagATGTTAAGAAGACTGTTCTGTTGAAGTCCAGCGAGTGTTCCCCCGAGGTCCTGAACTTCTTGGCCAATAAGGCGTGTGAGTGTTACGTGTCTCTGAGCGACTGGGCCTCGGTGCAGGAGTGGCAGGCCAGCATGATGGCGCTTAAAAAGAACAGCAACAGCTCGGCCACCGTCAACCTCAAGACCGACTTTAACTACATCAA agctcTGAGCAGGTTTGAGGATGGAGATTTCCCAGAGTGCCGTGCACAATTGGAGCTGCTTCCTGGAGAAGATTATGGCCTCCTTAACTCCAACACGAAGGACAAACTCG acctGAAGCGCCTCCTTCCCGCCGTACTCAGTCCTGATCCATCTGAGCTCCAGAAGGCCATCGAGGTCCAGCTGCTGAGGAGCGCCGTAGGAGCCATCACCTCCGCCAGTCACGAGCAGGACCAGAAAGTTCTACCTTCATCAGA TACTCTGGTGAAGTACCTGAAGCAGACGGGTCGGATCGCTCTGGGCCCCCTGCGCCTGTCCACACTCACCCTGTGTGACACTCTGCCCACGCTCGGCACCCTGCAGCTCCACTGTGCCAGCTCTTTGGAGACCTCGCTGTGCAGTCAGCACCCCTCTGag GAGTGTCTGGTCCCGCTGTACAGCGAGGCTCTGAGCACGTGCAAGCAGCAGGACGTTCAGCCGTGGCTCCACGCGCTCAGATACAGCACCTTTCAGAGGGAGATGTTTCTGAAGCTCAGAG GCTCGTCTGGTCCCGTGGACTCTCACCTGGTGGAGCTGTGTCTGACGGCGGTGAAGTTCGCCCGCAAGCAGGGGAACATCGCTCTCGCCACGCGCCTACTCGCCCAGTGCAGCAAACCGTCCACTGACGACACGGAGGACTCCGACCTGGTACAGGGCTTCAGGCAGTTGTCCCTAGAGGGCGTAGTGGCCGAGAAATGGGGCCCCGAGCTGAAGATCGAGAGGGCTAAAGTGCTGTTCACTGCAG GTCAGTCGGTGTCTGCGATGGAGATGTTGAGCTCGTGCGCGCTGTCCTACTGCCGCTCGGGGAAGTGCGAGCGCGCGGCGTGCCGCTCCATCCTCACCCTGTGTAAGTGGCTGCTGGCCGACTGGAAGGACCTGACGCCTCAACTCAAACAGGTGGTGAAGAGGAACAGCAGCAGCCCACCTACGGCCCTCGGCAAGAACGTCGCCGCCCTGCTGGAGCTGCCCGTGGAGGAGCAGGGTATACTGCGCATCACCACCGAGACCACAG TGAGCGTGGGAGTCGGGGAAGCAGATTTTGTCCTTGGCCAGCTGTACCAGCTCTCTGCCAGCCAGGCGCCCGAAGTGGCCAAGTCCTGGGCCGCCTTAGCCAGCTGGGCTTACAGATGGGGACGCAAAGTCGTCGATAACGCCAG TCAAGGAGAAGGTGTTCCTCTGCTCCCGGGAGAGAAGAAGGAGATCGAGGAGTTACTGCCGACCGGCACCAGTAACGAGGACAAGGAGATGATTTTTAGCATCCTGGGTCAGGCCATGTGTCGCCCCGCGGGAATTCAG GACGAGGACATGGCTCTGCAGAACGAGGAGGACGATGAGGACGACATGGTGGACGTGATCTGGAGGCAGCTGCTGAGCTCATGCCCGTGGCTGGCGGAGGTGGAGGAGGGCGTGACGGAGGGGCTGATCCGGGTGTGGAGGCGGGTGGTGGACCGGATCTTCAGCCTGTACCGCGTCTCCTGCAGGGCGTACTTCACCTTCCTCAAACTCAACGCCGGACAG ACGCCCATCGACGAGGACGACCCCAAACTCCTGCTGaaccctcagaacagcaagcaGAGCAACGACGACGTGATCGTCATGGCGACGCTGCGCCTGCTGCGCCTGCTAGTGAAGCACGCCGGGGAGCTGAGGGAGGGGCTGGAGCTCGGGCTGGCCTCCACGCCCACCGCGCCCTGGAGAG gcaTCATCCCTCAGCTGTTCTCCAGACTGAACCACCCCGAGGCGTACATTCGTCAGAGTATCTGCAGCCTGCTGTGTCGCGTAGCTCAGGACTCGCCCCACCTCATCCTTTACCCCGCCATTGTGGGCTCCATTTCACTCGGAGGAGAGGCACAGactgcag gTACGAAGCTGCCCTCGGCTCTGCCCACTCTGTTGGGGAACATGCCGGACGAGGCCCTGTGCGGGGGCGAGAGCGAGGGCGTCAGTCCCCCCGCGTCTCAGGAGAGCGGTCGAGGAGACGAGCTGGGACTTTGCTCCATGGAGGACCAGGCCATGATGCAGGACTGCTACAGCAAGATTGTGGACACGCTCTCCGGAGCGAACCCCACCATGGTGCAGCAG gtgcaGATGCTGGTTGGGGAGCTGCGCAGGGTGACTGTCCTGTGGGACGAGCTGTGGCTGGGCGTCCTACAACAGCAGCACATGCACGTCCTGCGCAGGATCCAGCAGCTTGAGGACGAAGTCAAGAGAGTCCAGAACAACAACACGCTGCGCAA GGAGGAGAAGGTGGCCATCATGAGGGAGAAACACTCCGCCCTGATGCGGCCCGTGGTCTTCGCTCTGGATCACGTGCGCAGCATCACTGCCGCCGCCGCAGAGACGCCTCATGAGACGTGGTTCCAGGGGATGTACGGCGACGCCTTACACAACGCTCTGGAGCGACTGAGGAACCCGCAGAACCCGGCCAACCCCGCCAACAGCTGGGTTCCCTTCAAACAG ATCATGTTGAGTCTGCAGCAGCGAGCTCAGAAGCGAGCGAGTTATCTCCTGCGTCTGGAGGAGATCAGCCCTCGCCTAGCCTCCATGTCTCACACCGAGATGGCTCTCCCAGGCGAGGTGTCCGCCACCGACACCATCACCATCCACAACGTGGGCAGCACCATCACCATCCTGCCCACCAAGACCAAGCCCAAAAAACTTTACTTCCTCGGCTCGGACGGCAAAAACTACCCGTACCTCTTCAAAG GTCTGGAGGATTTACATTTAGATGAGCGGATCATGCAGTTCTTGTCTATAGTTAACACGATGTTCACTAAAGTAAACCAGCAGGAGAGTCCACGCTTCCACGCCCGTCACTACTCGGTCACGCCCCTCGGCACTCGCTCGGGTCTCATCCAATGGGTGGACGGGGCCACGCCCCTGTTCGGTCTTTATAAACGCTGGCAGCAGCGCGAGGCCGTGCTTCAGGCTCAGAAG GCCCAGGACTCGTTCCAGCAGCCCCAGAACCTGCCCATGGTGCCACGCCCCAGTGAGCTCTACTACAGTAAGATCGGTCCGGCTCTGAAGGTGGTGGGTCTCAGCCTGGACGTGTCGCGCCGCGATTGGCCGCTCAGCGTCATGAGGGATGTTCTGCGGGAGCTGATGGAGACCACTCCCCCTAACCTGCTGGCCAAAGAGCTGTGGTGCTCGTGTACCACGCCCAGTGAGTGGTGGAGGGTCACACAG TCGTATGCCCGGTCCACTGCTGTGATGTCGATGGTGGGTTACATCATCGGTTTAGGAGACCGTCACCTGGACAACGTGCTGATCGACATGACGACTGGCGAGGTGGTGCACATCGACTACAACGTCTGCTTCGAGAAAG GGAAAAGTCTGAGGGTTCCAGAGAAGGTGCCTTTCCGCATGACGCACAACATCGAGACGGCGTTAGGAGTCACAGGAGTGGAAGGGATCTTCAGACTCTCCTGTGAGCAG GTGGTCCAGATGATGCGTCGGGGCAGAGAGACCCTCCTGACCCTGCTGGAGGCGTTCGTGTACGACCCCCTGGTGGACTGGACGGCGGGCGGTGAGGTGGGCTTCGCCGGGGCGGTGTACGGAGGAGGGGGGCAGCAGGCCGAGAACAAGCAGAGCAAGAGGGAGATGGAGAGGGACATCACGCGCAGCCTGTTCTCCTCTCGCGTAGCCGAGATCAAG gtGAACTGGTTTAAGAACCGTGACGAGATGCAGGCGGTTCTGCCGCAGGTGGAGATGGCTGTGGAGGAGTACCTGAGTCTGCAGGAGCAGCTCGCTCAGGTGGACAAGGTGCAGGGCAAGCTGCTGGAGGAGATGGAGTTCCTGGAGGGAGCGGAGAGCAGAGTGGACCACCCCGTCCACACACTGGAGCACAG ATACTCGGAGCACACGCAGCTGCAGTCGAGACAGAGGACCGTACAGGACGCCATCCAGAGCAAGCTGTCGGACCTGGACCAGTGGATCTCTCAGTACCAGGCGGCGTTCGGGAGTCTGGAGGCCACACAGCTCGCCAGCCTCCTGCAGGAGATCAGCAGCCCCATAGACCTCG GTCCGCCCAGCTACGTCCCCGCTACAGCCTTTCTGCAGAACGCGGGTCAGGCTCACCTGATCAGCCAGTGCGAGGCCCTGGAGGCGGAGGTGAGCGCCCTGCTGCAGCAGCGCCGCTCCATACTGCGCGCCTGCCTTGAGCACCTGCACAGCTACGCCACCGTCGCCCTGCTGTACCCGCGCGCCGTCCTACACCGCCACCGCGTCTACACCTGGAAGCAGTGGATGGAGGAGCTGGTGTGTGACATGACGGTGGATCACTGCCAGGCCGTCTATCACCA TTACGAGATGCAGTTCGCCCCCCAGTCCCCGGCGTCCACGTGTCAGTTCCTGTCGAGCGTGGAGATGGCGCTGCAGCACCACGCGGCGGAGACGAACACGCGGCTCCTGCGCCAGGTGGAGAGGCTGAAGGCGGAGGGCGCGAGCGTGCCCGTGTGTGAGGAGCAGCTGCAGGAGATCGAGCGCTGCATCAAGGTCTTCCTGCACGAGGACGCCGAGCTCGCCTCCTTCAGCCTGGCCGGGATCATCATCTCCGCCCTCTGCGCCCTGACCAG GCGTAACCTAGTGATGGAGGGCGCGGCGGCGAGCGCGGGGGAGCAGCTCGTGGAGCTGACGTCCCGGGACGGAGCCTGGTTCCTGGAGGAGCTCTGCAGCATGAGCGGGAACATCACGTGTCTGGTGCAGCTGCTGAAAGAGTGCCAGCtccagtcacatgacctggacgTGCTCAGCCCCGAGGACACGTCTCAGGCCGTCTACCTGGCCAACGGGGTGTACACCTGCCTacag GAGCTGAACACCAACTTCCGTCAGATCATCTTCCCCGAGGCTCTGCGCTGCATGCTGAAGGGCGAGAGCACGCTGGAGAGCATGCTGTCTGAACTCGACTCGCTCATAGAGCAGTGTGCAGACGGCGTGTCCCTGCAGGGCCTGGGGGAGGCGCTACAGGCTCACCTCCGCAACACCGCCATGGGGCTGGACGAGGACGCAGACGCACACTACCTCGAGGTCACCAG GGTTCTGCGTGTCCAGTACTCTGAGCTGATCCAGCCTCGGAACATGGAGGGCTCCATACAGGACACGCCTAAGATGAGTGCGGGACAGATGCTGCTGGTGGCCTTCGATGGCATGTTCGCTCAGCTGGAGAGCGCCTTCGGGCTCCTGATCGATAAG TTGAACTCCATGGACGTTCCTCCTGCCTGGAGGAAGGTGGACGTGATTTGGGAGGCTCGGGCCACGCAGGCGCACTTCTTCGACAGCACGCAGACACGTCAGGTTCTGGAGGAGATCTTCTTCCTCAAGAGACTCCAGACCATCCGCGACTTCTTCCGGCTGTGCGCCTCGTTCTCTCAGACGCTCTCGGGTACCTGTCCTTCTCCCGCAGACGTCGAACCCCCGCCGTCTAACGGCCCCGTGTCGCTGGCGAAGCCCCTGTACCGCGGCTCCACGGTGGTGAGCGAGGACCAGATGACGCGCCCTATCAAGGCGTTCACGGCGGACTTCGTGAGGCAGATGCTGATGGGCCTGCCCACCCAGGCCCTGGGCCTGGCTCTCTGCAGCGCCCTCAGCGCTCTGGGCACCGACCTCATCGCCCAGGTGGAGGCCAAAGACTTTGGGGCCGAGGGGAAGGTGTCTCTGGACGACCTGTGTAAGAAGGCGGTGGAGCAGGGTGTCCAGGCGGGACGGATCTCACAGCTGCTGCTGAACAGGGCCACGGTGCTCGCCAGCTCGTACGACACGGCGTGGAAGAAGCTTGACCTGGTGCGCCGTCTGGAGCTCAGCATCGACGCCTGCAAGGTCAGCCTGCAGAGGGCGCAGCTGCACATCGCCATGTTTCAG tggCAGCACGAGGACGTCCTGGGGACTCGCTCTCAGCCCCTGACGGTCAGCCCTCCGCCCCGCTCAATCATCCTCAGCAACATGAAGAAGAAGCTCTACAAGCTCAGCCAGGACGACGCGGCCATCGCCAGTGTTCAG GAGAAACTGGCGTCACTAGAGGGCAGCATCGAGCAGAGACTGAAGTGGGCGGGCGGGGCGAACCCTGCTCTGGCGCCCGTGCTGCAGGACTTTGAGAGCACCATCTCGGAGCGGCGCGCTCTGGTGGTGAAGGAGAGTCAGCGCGCCACCCAGGTCACCTTCCTGTGCGGCACGGTGCTCAACTTCGAAAGTCTTCGCACCCGCACGCCCGAGGCCCTGAGCATGGACGCGGCTCTGTTCGACCTGGTGAAGCGCTGCCAGGCCACCTGCTCATACGCCGCCCAGTTCAGCACCTCCGTCTCCCCTCTGGAGCTGCAGCTACTCCACAGACTG AGTCCTGTAATGGAGCTGTCGATCGGCGCCCCCGAGTGGTTGGCGTGCGCTCAGAAGCACCTGTCTCAAGAGATGGCGAGTCAGAGGGCGGGGCAGGAGGAGCGCGAGCAGCAGCTGGACAATGTCACTGAAACGCTGCAGCTGTTGGTGGACACCATTAAAGGCACCCTGTCCAATCACAACCGCCTGCTGGCCGACGTCAAGCACCTGCTGCGTGCCATGGccaag gacgAGGAGAGTGCTCTAGCAGATGGAGAGGAAGTGATGTATGAGGGCAGCGTGCGTCAGTTCCTGTGCGAGTACAAGGCGTGGCAGGATAACGTGCAGATCGTGTTGTTCACGGTGGTGCAGGCGACGGGACAGCCGCGCAGCGAAGAGCAGGTGGAGCTCCTGCAGGAGATTCCCTCCACGCTCAAGGAGCTCAAAGCACAGagccagag TGTGTATAACGGCCTGGTGGGATTCGCGTCTCCCCTGGTCACAGACAGAGGAAGTGAGTGTGCGAGCCCCACCTCGACCGTGCAGACGAGCTTCGCCGCCG CTGTGCGATGCAGTGGCGTGAAGACGCAGCCTGACAGCATGTCTCAGAACGCCCGTAAAGCCCTCCCTCGCAACCTGGGGACCCCGGCGGACACCCCGCCCAGCACCCTGATCATTACCAACAAAAGCCTGGCTCCGAGCCCCAAGCGCACCGTCAGGGACCCGAAAACCGGCAGAG cTGTACAAGAGAGGAACTCGTACGCTGTGAGTGTGTGGAAGAGGGTGAAGGCGAAGCTAGAGGGGCGCGACGTCGACCCCAACCGGAGAATGAGCGTCACCGAGCAG GTGGATTACGTCATCAAGGAAGCCACGAACCTGGACAATCTGGCGCAGCTGTACGAAGGCTGGACGGCATGGGTGTGA